In Labrus mixtus chromosome 9, fLabMix1.1, whole genome shotgun sequence, the DNA window ACAAGGCCCAACAGGAGACCCTGCTGAAACTTGTTAAGGAGATCGTCCCCTACAACATGGCCCACAATGCCGAGCATGAGGCATGCGACCTGCTGATGGAGATCGAGAGGCTGGACATGCTGGAGGACTACATCGACGAAAATGCTTATGGAAAAGTCTGCCTGTATCTCACAAGGTACGTGCAACATTTCCACTTAATTCAGACGTATTTATCGTTCAAAGTGTGTCTACTACTGCTGACTTTCTGCATCCCTCCTTCAGCTGCGTGAGTTACGTTCCTGAGCCGGAGAATTCAGCGCTGCTACGAAGTGCCCTCAACATCTTCAGGAAGTTCAACCGTTACCCAGAGGCCCTGCGCCTGGCCCTAATGCTCAACGACGTGGAGCTGGTGGAAAACATCTTCACATCCTGCAAAGACATGTAAGGATGATCAAAATAACATTTCCTAAACTGTGAACTATGTCATGCTGATGTTCATAATGTATGAATGTTTAAAAGATGGATCGACATGTTATTTTTGCTTGGTTCAATTATTGTTTGTTCAGTAAAATAGTTGTTTCCaagtcgatctaatagaacaataacCTCTAACTTGAGTTATGTTTTCAAAAAGTTGTCTCTTTCCTCAACAATCTTCAAGTTCGCTTTATAAGTTTGGAACCTTACAAACCTGTTAAACATGTATGAATGAGCCGATCCAATTTAGCCATAGCctatagtcgtcatggtaacagttgaatacatatacacatactcTAAGGCAACAGATGCACGTTGTCTTAGAGGTGGAGGCGTAACAGCACCATGTGTGTCTTACCACTGTGCAGTGTCATGCAGTTTATATGCATATTACAATTGTTTTATACTTTAACTAATGCACATGTAGAAGTGGATATTTCAAACCTTTGGGGTTCGTTTTTACCCTTTGCTGTTCTTGTACGTTTTCCATGAATGCTTTGAACTTTAAATGTCAGGTATCGGATGTAGTAGTAGGTGATTCATGGAAATAAAAGCTGTCTTTCCGTTGCAGAGTTATCCAGAAGCAGATGGCATTCATGCTGGGTCGTCATGGCATGTTTCTGGAGCTCAACGAGGATGTCGATGATTATGAAGACCTAACAGAGATCATGTCCAATGTGCAGCTCAACAGCAACTTCTTGGCTCTGGCCCGAGAGGTGAGAGACAAATACGACAAATACcttaaaatccagaatataagtcGCGCCGGTATTAGACGTGAAGGGCACTGCTTTGTTCACGTGGGGTCGCCAAAATCAAAAGATCGTCCCAGGAGCTTGAAGTCGAATGGTTTAGTTGTGAGGGACTTTaaggatttatttgatttgaaaagaACAAAGTAGATGGTTCATAGAGGGCGGTGGAGGATCGTGACCCTGAGCTCACCCTCACCATCATGAAGACTAAACTTTCACTTTTGTAAATaacttgtcttttgtttttttctcctccccaGTTGGACATCATGGAGCCCAAAGTCCCCGATGACATCTACAAAACACACCTGGAAAACAACAGTGAGccactttttttattcacctGATCAATACTGGAAGAATCTTTATTCATTGCTTTTTTCCACTAACTGTCGTGACCTCTACGTAATGTGACAGGGTTCGGAGGCAGCGGATCCCAGGTGGACTCTGCTCGTATGAACCTGGCCTCTTCCTTTGTGAACGGCTTTGTGAATGCCGCCTTTGGACAGGACAAGCTGCTCACAGATGATGGGAACAAATGGTTGTACAAGAACAAGGACCATGGTAAGAGAAGACAAATATCACAGTAGGTGTAGTACCTAATTATAAGCCCGATCGCCATTTCTAGACATTTATCCTTGTCCGTTAATGTCCCCAGGAATGTTAAGTGCTGCTGCCTCCCTTGGTATGATCCTGCTGTGGGACGTGGATGGCGGTCTAACTCAGATCGACAAATATCTCTATTCCTCTGAAGACTACATCAAGGTAAACACTGGACTGGCGTTTTGGGAAACTTTTGGACTATTATTTACTTTTATGACAATGGTTAAACATCTGTATTTAGCATATCGGTTCGGTTGACGGACATCGGACCATCTGCAAATAACGTTGCATGCTCGGTCAGTAGCCGATGTGTATCTGATGGTTCGCAGCGGCCTATCAGCGCTGCACGCTATGGAGCTGTTTGCCGCCTCTCTAGTCACTGCTACTGTTTCCACTTCACGCCCCGTGGTCCGTCTCTGGAGTGTGCCAGCAGCTCCACTCCGCTCCATttcaagtctatttttgaaGTAGCCCGCTGCAAgcaaaaaaaccacaacataCAGACTCGTATTTATCATCtcttttatcaacatgacgtagAAACAGGCGCcgaacaaacaacaaaacatcctcagagagacaaagcaacatATTGTTTGCATGTCGTTCTCTTTATTtccgtgtgatcttgtagttctcctgtgatcttgtagttctcctgtgatcttgcaaaCACGTGTATACAGCTGCTCATAGCTGCGCTCACCCTCCAGAAACAGACAGGTTTGCTGTTTCTCGTCGGCTGGGCTAAAGCTAAGCCATGAAGCTGATGGAACGCAGCGTGCACCGATTATGTGGAAATAGCTGGTTAGACCGTCTGTAGGAAAGATCAGCACCGTGCAGTTTGTAAGGCGTGTTCCAGTGACATTTGAAGAGGAGGGACGACCGGCAACAATTTAAATACATCAAGAATTTCAAAGAAGCGGTGAAAGATCACCCAGGAGGAGAAACGATCACAACACAAGCTTTCaagttctttgtcttttttttttgtcttacacCTTCATCGTCTCTCCCTTTGCAGTCCGGTGCCCTCTTGGCCTGTGGCATTGTCAACTCAGGTGTGAGGAACGAATGTGACCCGGCCCTCGCCCTGCTCTCAGACTACGTCCTCCACAACAGCAACATCATGAGGATAGGAGCCATCTTTGGGTGAGGAGACTGGTCTCCTTTAGCGAACATATACAAGgacattttcttgatttttagTGTTATCCAGGATCAAAGAGGTTTAAGTTTTCTGCGCTCTGTTATTCTTGAGTCTCTCCACAGGGAGTCAGTAAAcactcttccttcttctctatTTGAGTTCTCTCTTTTCTTGCTTTCAGATTGGGTCTTGCGTACGCTGGCTCCAACAGAGAAGACGTCCTTTCTCTGCTCCTCCCCGTCATGGGAGACTCCAAATCGAGCATGGAGGTAAGGGGACACATTTCATTTTAGGGGCTCCTCTTACTTCACACATATTCAGCCACCTCTGCAAAGTTTCagtatgtgtgtctttgatCTCCAGGTGGTGGGCGTGACAGCTCTAGCGTGCGGTATGATCGCAGTAGGATCTTGTAACGGTGACGTGACCTCCACCATCGTCCAGACCATCATGGAGAAGAATGAAACGGAGCTGAAGGACTCGTACGCCCGCTGGCTGCCTTTAGGCCTGGGACTCAATCACCTTGGTGAGCCATGGCCTCCTGCAGGCCTGTAAGAGAATACCTCTGATTATGACCCAAAGGAGAAATAAAACCAACTCCTTGGGATTCTCTGTCCATAGGTAAAGGAGAGGCCATTGAGACAACCCTGGCAGCTCTACAGGTTGTACCTGAACCTTTCCGCAGCTTTGCCAACACATTAGTGGATATCTGTGCATACGCAGGTCAGTCTCAAAGAAATGCAATTTCCAGAAATTATCCAATCTCTGCATGTAATCATCTCTGTGTGATTTACCATTTAATGATGAGTCTGCTGGTTCTGATTCCTAAAACTGACCCGCTTCCCCTCCACCTCAGGCTCCGGTAATGTGCTGAAGGTGCAGCAGCTTCTCCACATCTGCAGCGAGCACTACGAAGccaaggagaaggagaaagaagaggacaaGGACAAGAAGGATAAGAAGGACAAAGATAAGAAGGAGAGTGCTGCTGACATGGGCTCGCACCAGGTAAGGACTTACTTATTACAGAAACGGTCTTATGTGCCTGTGTTTCTCTCCGTTTACTCACGTCGCTGTTATTTTGATGCCCCTCTTTCAGGGTGTAGCTGTCCTTGGTATTGCCCTTATTGCCATGGGGGAGGAGATTGGTTCTGAAATGGCCCTGCGGACATTTGGACATCTGGTCAGTAGCACgacttgttttcttttcgtttatatttaccttttagaTACTTACATTTTTGTCCATCTCTACACAACCTGATTTTTCATTCTGTTGATACATCACAATCTTCCTTCCTCAGCATCCCTTCAAACAGAAACCTTTAGCTGTTTTAGAAACCGCCTACGACACACTACTATGTAATGCAGTATGTACTGCACTGCAAtcatacatttttctgtgttcctATCACCAGCTGCGTTATGGCGAGCCCACCCTGAGGCGAGCAGTGCCCCTCGCCCTGGCTCTCATTTCAGTGTCCAACCCTCGTCTCAACATCTTGGACACCCTCAGCAAGTTTTCACACGACGCCGACCCTGAGGTGTCTCACAACTCCATCTTCGCCATGGGCATGGTGGGCAGCGGTAAGTTAGAAAGGAGTGGATGGATGACTTGATCTCATTTGATTTCAATTCTGTCAATCAGCATGCTGTTGGTATgtttgtccactagagggcactTCTGTGTTAGCCTACCAGTAAGTATATGTGATTGTGTAGGGGTTGTACATTGAATtgtaatttgttatttttcttattgACAACCTGGTAGCACACAAAAGCCCTTTTCAGGCTGCATACCTGCAAGGGTACCATAAATAAGCTCAGCCATTAACACGTCTGTgtacgttcatattgattctgatTCAAGTCTGTGAGGTCATATTGCATTTCACCATTGCTGAagacacacagcgctgttctcccctgctggctcagctgatcccctctctcctctgtaacgtaTCTCCTCGTGTAGCTGAATAGAGGTGCTAAAGACTTAACACCAAGTCTCAAAACAATCTGCCAACAAGCATGGTTTACTTCCAGACAATCTAtggttacattttaaaaaaacaaatgtagatgTTTTATGACCCGTTTCATTCTCATTGTAAGAGGAACAGATGTGACCTCAATAGATgtaaataaaactgccccagCCGTTAATTTGAAAAGCACCAGGTCCCCCCCATTCCTGGTGAAACCAGTTTGGGGTTTGGAAAGAGTGGAAGCACAGTGTTTCTGCTGGCGCTC includes these proteins:
- the psmd2 gene encoding 26S proteasome non-ATPase regulatory subunit 2; translation: MEEAKNKEKKLPEKTDEKEKEKEKGQQPSGKDKDKKEEQELSEEDKQLQEDLEMMVERLSEKNTSLHRPALEELRRLIRSSTTSMTSVPKPLKFLRPHYGKLKEIYDGMATGENKRFCADVVSVLAMTMSGERECLKYRLLGSQEELASWGHEYVRHLAGEVAKEWQEVEENDKAQQETLLKLVKEIVPYNMAHNAEHEACDLLMEIERLDMLEDYIDENAYGKVCLYLTSCVSYVPEPENSALLRSALNIFRKFNRYPEALRLALMLNDVELVENIFTSCKDIVIQKQMAFMLGRHGMFLELNEDVDDYEDLTEIMSNVQLNSNFLALARELDIMEPKVPDDIYKTHLENNRFGGSGSQVDSARMNLASSFVNGFVNAAFGQDKLLTDDGNKWLYKNKDHGMLSAAASLGMILLWDVDGGLTQIDKYLYSSEDYIKSGALLACGIVNSGVRNECDPALALLSDYVLHNSNIMRIGAIFGLGLAYAGSNREDVLSLLLPVMGDSKSSMEVVGVTALACGMIAVGSCNGDVTSTIVQTIMEKNETELKDSYARWLPLGLGLNHLGKGEAIETTLAALQVVPEPFRSFANTLVDICAYAGSGNVLKVQQLLHICSEHYEAKEKEKEEDKDKKDKKDKDKKESAADMGSHQGVAVLGIALIAMGEEIGSEMALRTFGHLLRYGEPTLRRAVPLALALISVSNPRLNILDTLSKFSHDADPEVSHNSIFAMGMVGSGTNNARLAAMLRQLAQYHAKDPNNLFMVRLAQGLTHLGKGTLTLCPYHSDRQLMSQVAVAGLLTVLVSFLDVKNIILGKSHYILYGLVAAMQPRMLVTFDEELRPLPVSVRVGQAVDVVGQAGKPKAITGFQTHTTPVLLAHGERAELATEEYLPVTPILEGFVILRKNPNYET